One part of the Vanessa cardui chromosome 2, ilVanCard2.1, whole genome shotgun sequence genome encodes these proteins:
- the LOC124536520 gene encoding mucin-5AC has product MGRRRWRFATIVAFLLFITKDTQCQDENDFYYTPERSFAQVQPPIFPNSRPASSFFEHGDSYRVASAPQQPLYNEGRVRFPVPNYDQNPSPFQLPTGRSQSGTQYYINQPEFTTSQRQRFRPSLPYNFQLVHPASTKRPDVSQIHSVAYQNDPSKPETFLGQITINNPDIDYLQNNRYKNLPFDGNSLKSNGQSGHIVHDDEIDNDDQDLFDRHKVTTYNPTKLAGRQKINIKPNNSRFSHFDSPSIDIKKVSPNVPGTKYNLNGNFKPIKNTPISYHSSSTEYKTLLDLEPLLEDDISDISSFRELMKNNQASYDVQVIKSNKTAETDDSKPDASSMNHDNIPNDSAPMLMSLESSTKTSTTVTAPTTTTTKTNDTDETHEDDLNEDLDEEGEYVEYYDDEDDTEVKHTTTAKPVKTSAEPVTDIYDEYDATEEPEKVSDEVTINNTKSFDVLVMKPNNTMVKDDNFKQFIDTTVIDRPEQGNDSDTTAPSLKFTFSKEDVSSIETPSILGQEVVSVVTTKSVVNGTISIPDVTHPSTPKSAVTFAMNNENNETFPTTTENWIVVASVQTSRSVSGARFLPFPTVEQEEKKQVLTEDEEEEESITQNPKHDSSSLINSSSSTENINDKLDSIQSELSSAVLSGSLNNENKNIELITETTTEQTTKPTSTTTTTTTTTTTTTPATVNVFTLKSTQFTVATERSSPDPLPVQIKKFAHRLTTSTTPKPKKKLVTVMDDLSGLLPPGYKPRQSFKDKRTSTTTTTTTSTTTTMKPTTSTSTQVPIINNDAKIINGTQGRSSGISSKNKVIILDDKSLLPKEYKPKERTPEDLFKKFQKDDLSKLLPPGFKPEVVETANTEDKDKPDILKNVEKLDISAFLPKTFKLNSSTITTTEKTKTIPHLAIPVDISALLPPGYNLNKSETDTKESPIVKLKLADVTNLLPPGFKLNNTEETTSSTTTASSGGFKLVFPSRPNGKANRKTTTQKSSLGPPQVTPKIQKGWPTRASTEFTGWPSPSTTPFSIERLLELQRNATSTTPQIEISTESTTRRLITSTTTTSAPPQPTTPGVCRHECDIAATIKIVSGVKWVPEFLDQHTKEWQKLAKEVKEELNSVYSKSDLLSKWYKGIRIDGFSQGSVLVDYFIELNNVEQRVDTTQLKKFFHKSLHEAKSGSVMEEEPTDSFDPDAMLGDQPDEDRMRKSNEQMTKTIDKSAGKLEMGKFVMDPAYTEFIVLPKREEPTVAAPDEESLLPQWGIAVIVIALASLLFVVIFGVTVLVNRQKSTKTKQPIPLSEDMLRELDKSHMGGFDDMHQLKERDLPYIPSGKRMSTAFIEQLAYTNPGDSWRSEWTPQLQKHMQHYTPDSGRGSQIYGTTGNGYGGSQLYGQAGAGSQVYGYTGEFPRSHYSRRRSDYDSNF; this is encoded by the exons atGAAAATGACTTTTACTACACACCAGAAAGAAGTTTTGCTCAAGTACAACCGCCTATATTTCCAAATAGTCGACCGGCATCTTCATTCTTCGAGCATGGTGATAGTTATAGAGTAGCATCCGCACCTCAACAGCCCCTATATAATGAAGGGCGTGTAAGGTTCCCGGTGCCAAACTACGATCAGAATCCTTCGCCTTTTCAATTACCGACAGGCAGAAGTCAGTCTGGTACACAGTATTACATAAACCAACCCGAATTTACGACATCGCAACGGCAAAGGTTTAGGCCCTCTTTACCTTATAATTTTCAACTTGTACACCCAGCTTCTACAAAGAGACCAGATGTGTCACAAATACACTCTGTTGCTTACCAAAACGATCCATCGAAACCTGAAACGTTTTTGGGACAAATTACGATAAATAATCCTGATATAGATTATCttcaaaataatagatataaaaatttacCATTTGATGGAAACAGTCTTAAAAGCAATGGACAAAGCGGTCACATTGTACATGATGACGAAATTGACAACGATGATCAAGACCTATTTGATCGCCATAAAGTCACAACGTACAACCCTACCAAACTTGCAGGTAgacaaaaaatcaatattaaaccAAATAATTCGAGATTTTCTCATTTTGATTCTCCATCAATAGACATTAAAAAAGTTTCACCGAATGTGCCAGGaactaaatataacttaaatggTAACTTTAAACCTATTAAAAATACTCCTATTAGTTATCACAGTTCTTCAACAGAATACAAAACACTTTTAGATTTGGAACCTCTTCTTGAAGATGATATTAGTGACATAAGTTCATTTAgagaattaatgaaaaataaccAAGCATCCTACGATGTGCAagttataaaatcaaacaaaactgCTGAAACGGATGATAGCAAGCCAGATGCAAGTTCAATGAACCATGATAATATACCAAATGATTCTGCTCCAATGTTGATGTCTCTTGAATCTTCGACAAAAACATCTACAACTGTAACCGCTCCGActactacaacaacaaaaaccaaTGATACGGACGAAACACATGAAGATGACCTCAATGAAGATCTAGATGAAGAAGGGGAGTATGTTGAATACTACGATGATGAAGATGATACCGAGGTAAAACATACAACAACCGCAAAACCAGTAAAGACATCTGCAGAACCGGTTACTGATATTTATGATGAATACGATGCTACTGAAGAACCCGAAAAAGTGTCTGATGAAGTAACGATTAATAATACTAAGTCTTTTGATGTATTAGTAATGAAACCGAACAATACGATGGTGAAAGATGACAATTTTAAGCAATTCATTGATACGACAGTTATCGATCGACCAGAACAAGGAAACGATAGCGATACTACTGCACCGAGTttgaaatttacattttcaaaagAGGATGTATCATCTATTGAAACACCATCCATTTTGGGTCAAGAAGTTGTCTCTGTTGTTACCACTAAAAGTGTTGTAAATGGTACGATTTCAATACCTGATGTAACTCACCCATCTACACCCAAATCAGCTGTAACTTTTGCaatgaataatgaaaataatgaaacttTCCCAACGACAACAGAAAATTGGATCGTAGTTGCGTCTGTACAGACAAGTCGAAGTGTTTCTGGTGCTCGATTTCTTCCTTTCCCAACAGTTGAGCAAGAAGAAAAGAAACAAGTATTAACAGAAGACGAGGAAGAAGAAGAGTCTATTACTCAAAATCCGAAGCACGATTCTAGTAGTCTTATCAACAGTTCTTCATCgactgaaaatataaatgataaattggATAGCATACAATCAGAATTATCTAGCGCGGTGTTATCTGGAAGTCTTAATaatgagaataaaaatatagagtTGATAACAGAAACGACAACAGAACAAACGACTAAGCCAACCAgcactactactactactacgaCTACCACAACGACGACTACCCCTGCGACAGTAAATGTGTTCACTTTGAAAAGTACGCAATTCACTGTTGCCACAGAAAGATCGTCTCCAGACCCGTTGCCAGTGCAAATAAAGAAATTCGCTCATAGACTGACGACTTCAACTACACCAAAACCGAAAAAGAAATTAGTAACAGTTATGGATGACCTTTCAGGCTTATTGCCACCAGGATATAAACCACGACAATCATTTAAAGATAAGCGTACTAGTACTACGACAACGACAACAACATCAACTACTACAACAATGAAGCCTACAACTAGCACAAGTACTCAAGTTCCTATAATAAATAACGatgcaaaaattataaatggtaCTCAAGGTCGTTCTTCTGGTATTAGTTctaaaaacaaagttattatattagaCGATAAATCCCTGCTTCCAAAAGAATACAAACCCAAGGAAAGAACTCCTGAAGATTTGTTCAAAAAGTTCCAAAAAGATGATCTCAGTAAACTTTTACCACCAGGTTTTAAGCCAGAAGTTGTCGAAACGGCTAACACAGAAGATAAAGACAAACcagatattttgaaaaatgttgaaaaattagATATATCAGCATTCTTACCAAAAACCTTTAAACTTAATTcttcaacaataacaacaactgAAAAAACGAAAACTATACCGCATTTAGCAATACCAGTTGATATTTCTGCCTTATTACCGCCCGGATACAATCTCAACAAAAGTGAAACTGATACAAAGGAATCTCCAATAGTTAAATTGAAATTAGCTGATGTCACAAATTTACTGCCACCCGGTTTTAAACTGAATAACACAGAGGAAACCACATCAAGTACAACAACGGCATCTTCGGGTGGTTTTAAATTAGTATTCCCTTCAAGACCTAATGGAAAAGCTAACAGAAAAACTACAACTCAAAAATCAAGCTTAGGTCCACCACAAGTAACTCCAAAGATTCAAAAGGGCTGGCCAACACG AGCTTCAACTGAATTTACTGGTTGGCCATCACCTTCAACAACGCCCTTCTCTATTGAACGACTGCTTGAATTGCAACGTAACGCGACTTCTACGACCCCACAAATAGAAATAAGTACCGAATCAACGACACGGCGACTAATTACCTCGACCACAACGACATCGGCACCTCCTCAACCAACTACTCCTGGAGTCTGTCGCCATGAATGCGATATAGCAGCGACGATAAAAATAGTTTCag GAGTTAAATGGGTACCAGAATTTTTGGATCAACATACCAAAGAATGGCAGAAACTGGCTAAGGAGGTGAAAGAGGAG CTTAATTCCGTCTATTCAAAATCTGATCTGCTAAGCAAATGGTACAAAGGCATTCGCATAGATGGATTCAGTCAAGGCTCCGTTCTCGTCGATTACTTTATTGAACTCAATAATGTGGAGCAAAGAGTCGATACAACACAACTGAAGAAATTCTTCCATAAATCTCTTCACGAAGCAAAATCCGGTTCTGTAATGGAAGAAGAACCAACCGATTCCTTCGACCCTGATGCAATGTTAGGAGACCAGCCAGATGAGGATAGAATGAGAAAAAGTAATGAACAAATGACCAAAACCATTGACAAGTCTGCAGGGAAATTAGAAATGGGAAAATTTGTTATGGATCCAGCATACACAGAATTTATTG TTTTGCCAAAACGTGAGGAACCTACAGTTGCCGCTCCTGACGAAGAGTCTCTTCTTCCACAGTGGGGCATTGCTGTAATTGTTATAGCACTAGCGTCACTTCTTTTCGTTGTTATATTTGGTGTAACTGTG cttGTCAATCGCCAAAAAAGTACCAAAACGAAGCAGCCTATTCCACTCAGTGAGGACATGTTACGGGAACTTGATAAAAGTCATATGGGTGGATTTGATGACATGCATCAGTTGAAAGAACGAGATTTGCCATACATACCGTCCGGAaag CGTATGTCGACCGCCTTCATAGAGCAACTGGCATATACAAACCCTGGAGATTCGTGGCGATCAGAATGGACTCCACAGTTGCAAAAGCACATGCAACATTATACACCTGATTCTGGGCGGGGATCGCAAATCTACGGCACCACTGGCAATGG ATACGGAGGGTCGCAGCTTTACGGGCAGGCGGGCGCAGGATCACAAGTATACGGTTACACGGGGGAGTTTCCTCGCTCACACTACTCACGACGCCGCTCCGACTACGATAGCAACTTCTAG